Proteins encoded by one window of Monoglobus pectinilyticus:
- a CDS encoding aminotransferase-like domain-containing protein: protein MDIKTKFSDKVKDLEASAIREIFKLLDKPGIISFAGGAPDPELFPCDELSEVAADVLKNNGKIALQYGVTEGYAPLRDWVKNRLVSQGIIKENDNNETIIVSGGQQGIDLASKSLLNPGDAVVCEQPSFIGGLNCFRSYNAEIYGVKVQSDGIDMEELEALLKQHSNIKILYTIATFQNPSGITMSLEKRKKLLELAEQYDFMIFEDNPYGELRFAGDDVPTIKSLDTQGRVVYLGSFSKILSPGIRVGFTSCDKELMERMIICKQVQDVHTNVLAQMVVYGFLTKYSIDEHISKLKETYGEKCRFMCECMDKYFPSSVSHTVPEGGIFLFCEMPDGYDTKAIMAKAVDRGVAFVPGSTTMIDDKAVCSSFRMNYSTASKEQIESGIKTLGDLLKEEVGE, encoded by the coding sequence ATGGATATCAAAACTAAATTTTCTGATAAGGTAAAGGATTTGGAAGCGTCAGCAATACGTGAAATTTTTAAACTGCTGGATAAGCCTGGCATAATATCTTTTGCGGGAGGAGCTCCTGACCCGGAGCTTTTTCCGTGTGATGAGCTTTCGGAAGTTGCTGCCGACGTTTTAAAAAATAATGGCAAAATTGCGCTTCAATATGGTGTGACAGAAGGATATGCACCTTTGCGTGATTGGGTTAAAAACCGTCTTGTTTCACAAGGGATTATCAAAGAGAATGATAATAATGAGACAATAATAGTAAGCGGCGGACAGCAGGGAATTGATTTGGCTTCAAAATCTCTTTTGAATCCGGGAGACGCTGTTGTCTGTGAACAGCCAAGCTTTATAGGCGGTCTTAATTGTTTCCGTTCTTATAATGCAGAAATATATGGAGTAAAAGTTCAGAGCGATGGAATTGATATGGAAGAGCTTGAGGCGCTTTTGAAACAGCATAGCAATATAAAGATATTATATACAATTGCAACTTTTCAGAATCCGTCCGGAATCACAATGTCTCTTGAGAAAAGAAAAAAACTGCTTGAGTTGGCTGAACAGTATGACTTTATGATATTTGAGGACAACCCTTACGGAGAGCTTAGGTTTGCAGGAGATGATGTTCCAACAATAAAATCGCTGGATACTCAAGGACGAGTTGTGTATCTGGGTTCATTCTCAAAGATATTGTCTCCGGGTATCAGGGTTGGATTCACTTCATGCGATAAAGAGCTTATGGAAAGAATGATTATCTGTAAGCAGGTTCAGGATGTACATACAAATGTTTTGGCTCAGATGGTCGTATATGGATTCCTAACAAAATATTCAATAGACGAGCATATTTCAAAACTAAAAGAGACATATGGTGAAAAGTGCAGGTTTATGTGCGAGTGCATGGACAAGTATTTCCCAAGTTCAGTTAGTCATACTGTTCCGGAAGGCGGTATATTCCTTTTCTGTGAAATGCCTGATGGATACGATACCAAAGCTATTATGGCGAAAGCGGTAGACAGAGGTGTTGCTTTTGTACCTGGCTCAACTACTATGATTGATGATAAAGCTGTTTGCAGCAGTTTCAGAATGAATTATTCAACTGCGTCAAAAGAGCAGATAGAAAGCGGAATAAAAACTTTGGGCGATTTGCTAAAAGAAGAAGTAGGTGAATAA
- the trpS gene encoding tryptophan--tRNA ligase, whose protein sequence is MEDTKKRILSGIQPSGALTLGNYVGALRNWVNLSKTDEYECYFMLADMHTITVRQEPKDFRKNSMDLLALFIASGLDPEKSPIFFQSHVPAHSMLAWVMICNTYMGELSRMTQYKDKAKKHANNLNAGLFTYPSLMAADILLYQADLVPVGNDQSQHLEITRDLANRFNNAYSETFKIPEPYIPEVGARIMSLQEPTQKMSKSDTNENGYILLLDPVDKIVKKIKRAVTDSGSEVKRGEGKEGVENLMSIYSAVTGKTMDEIEAEFDGKGYGDFKNAVAEAVVDTIRPIQDKYNDLMKNKDYLKQVYKSGADKANRTAMKTLSKVYRKVGFIEP, encoded by the coding sequence TTGGAAGATACAAAGAAGAGAATTTTAAGCGGTATACAGCCATCCGGCGCATTGACACTGGGAAATTATGTGGGAGCGCTCAGAAATTGGGTGAATCTGTCAAAAACAGATGAATACGAGTGTTATTTTATGCTTGCCGATATGCACACCATAACTGTAAGGCAGGAACCAAAGGATTTTAGAAAAAACTCTATGGATTTATTAGCACTTTTTATAGCTTCAGGTCTTGACCCGGAAAAGAGCCCTATATTTTTTCAATCCCATGTTCCGGCGCATTCTATGCTGGCGTGGGTAATGATTTGCAACACTTACATGGGCGAGCTTTCAAGAATGACTCAGTATAAGGATAAAGCTAAAAAACATGCTAATAATTTAAATGCAGGTCTTTTTACTTATCCTTCTCTTATGGCTGCTGATATTTTACTGTATCAGGCAGATTTGGTTCCGGTGGGAAACGACCAGTCTCAGCATTTGGAGATAACCAGGGATTTAGCGAATCGTTTCAATAATGCATACAGCGAGACTTTCAAAATTCCAGAGCCATATATACCCGAGGTCGGAGCCCGCATTATGAGCCTGCAGGAGCCGACGCAAAAAATGTCAAAATCAGATACTAATGAGAATGGATATATTCTTCTTCTTGACCCGGTTGATAAAATTGTTAAGAAAATTAAGCGTGCGGTCACTGATTCAGGCAGTGAGGTGAAACGCGGTGAAGGAAAAGAAGGCGTTGAGAACTTGATGAGTATTTATTCTGCAGTAACCGGTAAAACCATGGATGAAATTGAAGCCGAGTTTGACGGAAAGGGTTACGGCGACTTTAAAAATGCTGTGGCAGAGGCTGTTGTGGATACTATAAGACCTATACAGGACAAGTATAACGACCTTATGAAGAATAAGGATTATCTTAAACAAGTATACAAGTCCGGCGCTGACAAGGCAAATCGGACAGCAATGAAAACTTTGTCTAAAGTATATCGTAAGGTAGGGTTTATTGAACCTTAA
- the tilS gene encoding tRNA lysidine(34) synthetase TilS, whose protein sequence is MNNNFADDVPVIISSVTKKIVNTINVHGLAENGSSILVAVSGGADSVCLLHVLNQIKTSNNFKIYAAHLNHQIRGDEANRDEEYVKKLCSEFGVECFTEHADIPKMALEHGMTEEEAGRAARYNFFKRICKENDIDYIATAHNKNDQAETVLMRVIRGSGLSGLRGIKYKREDGVIRPLLDVTRADIEKYCAEAGLEYKTDSTNNDDNYTRNRIRHKLIPMIEKDFNPSIIDSLSNLANNLDDDGEFIDGYVSRLYERLRSPMPGGNFKALHINSMKLIKSRAVLSRLIISCARDEMGQDYSLEKKHINSVLALMSDNGGAAVNLPGGLRVVKRYGWLEFCSEVENAQKDLNSSNNGDFCIEVTPNKLYNIKNAGVNISYILVNSNALKLSDGDIALDADKLGVTETFSTSRFYVRNRRPGDKFAVYKNGKSKKLKNLFIDLKIRSEKRDSVPLFCNENGEILAILGIRANEKYKMTRFTKNILVIHYEKYED, encoded by the coding sequence GTGAATAATAATTTTGCAGATGATGTCCCTGTGATTATTTCATCGGTGACAAAGAAAATTGTAAATACAATCAATGTGCACGGTCTTGCTGAAAACGGTTCGTCCATTCTTGTTGCAGTATCCGGCGGTGCTGATTCTGTATGTCTTCTCCATGTTTTGAATCAAATAAAAACGAGTAATAATTTTAAAATATATGCCGCTCATTTAAATCATCAGATACGCGGTGACGAAGCAAATAGAGATGAGGAATATGTTAAAAAGCTGTGTTCTGAGTTTGGCGTTGAGTGTTTTACAGAACATGCTGATATTCCCAAAATGGCTTTAGAGCATGGTATGACAGAAGAAGAAGCAGGACGAGCAGCAAGATATAATTTTTTTAAGCGCATATGTAAAGAGAATGATATAGATTATATAGCAACTGCCCATAACAAGAATGACCAGGCGGAGACCGTCTTAATGAGAGTAATCCGCGGTAGCGGATTATCAGGGCTCAGAGGGATAAAATATAAAAGGGAAGACGGTGTTATAAGACCGCTTCTTGACGTCACAAGAGCCGATATAGAAAAGTATTGTGCAGAAGCCGGTTTAGAATATAAAACCGACAGCACAAATAATGATGACAATTATACTAGGAATAGAATTCGTCATAAGTTAATACCAATGATAGAGAAGGATTTTAATCCCAGTATAATAGACAGTTTATCAAATCTGGCCAATAATCTTGATGATGACGGAGAGTTTATAGATGGATATGTCTCAAGGCTTTATGAACGCTTAAGGTCTCCGATGCCCGGGGGAAATTTCAAAGCACTACATATTAACTCTATGAAACTTATAAAAAGCCGAGCAGTTTTGTCAAGACTTATTATATCCTGCGCAAGAGATGAGATGGGGCAGGATTATTCTCTTGAGAAAAAGCATATAAATTCTGTGCTGGCTTTAATGAGTGACAATGGCGGAGCAGCTGTAAACCTTCCGGGAGGGCTTAGAGTTGTTAAACGTTATGGCTGGCTTGAGTTTTGTTCAGAAGTCGAAAATGCTCAAAAAGATTTAAATTCTTCTAACAATGGTGATTTTTGTATTGAAGTTACTCCAAATAAGTTATATAATATAAAAAATGCCGGGGTAAACATATCTTATATTTTAGTGAATTCAAACGCACTGAAGCTCTCTGACGGCGATATTGCACTTGACGCCGATAAGTTAGGCGTTACTGAGACGTTTTCGACAAGCCGGTTTTATGTTAGAAATAGGCGTCCGGGTGATAAATTTGCCGTGTATAAGAACGGCAAAAGTAAAAAATTGAAAAATTTATTCATTGACTTGAAAATTCGGAGCGAAAAAAGAGACAGCGTTCCACTGTTTTGCAATGAGAACGGAGAAATATTAGCCATACTTGGAATAAGAGCTAATGAAAAATATAAAATGACCCGTTTTACTAAAAATATATTGGTGATACATTATGAAAAATATGAAGATTAA
- the wecB gene encoding non-hydrolyzing UDP-N-acetylglucosamine 2-epimerase gives MKKIKVMTIFGTRPEAIKMAPLVKELEKNSDRIESIVCVTAQHREMLDQVLKIFDIKPDYDLDIMHERQTLVNIATRALEGLDEIMKEVKPDVVLVHGDTSTTFAGSLAAYYNQILLGHVEAGLRTYDKYFPFPEEINRRITGVIADMHFAPTKRNENNLLSENTPKENIYVTGNTVIDALKTTVKDDYEFSDEGLKTLNWDTKKVIVMTAHRRENLGEPLKNICRAVLRIVNDFDDVEVVYPVHLNPAVREVVFDILGNHDRIKLIDPVNADELHNAIKRGYLVLTDSGGLQEEAPSLGKPVLVLRNETERPEAVDAGTVKIAGVNEDNIYNMTKELIENVNEYEKMAHAVNPYGDGHASERIVKAIIERFDK, from the coding sequence ATGAAGAAGATTAAGGTAATGACGATTTTCGGGACAAGACCGGAAGCAATAAAAATGGCGCCATTGGTGAAAGAACTTGAAAAAAATAGTGACAGGATTGAGTCAATTGTTTGCGTTACGGCTCAGCATCGCGAGATGTTGGATCAGGTGCTTAAAATTTTTGATATAAAGCCGGATTATGATTTAGATATTATGCACGAGAGACAAACTTTAGTTAATATTGCTACCAGAGCTCTTGAGGGTTTGGATGAAATAATGAAGGAAGTCAAGCCGGATGTAGTATTGGTTCATGGCGATACATCGACCACTTTTGCAGGAAGTCTTGCCGCATATTATAACCAAATTCTTTTGGGGCATGTTGAAGCAGGGCTTAGGACTTATGATAAATATTTTCCGTTCCCGGAGGAGATTAACCGCCGCATAACAGGAGTTATCGCGGATATGCACTTTGCTCCTACAAAAAGAAATGAAAATAACCTTTTATCTGAGAATACTCCAAAAGAGAATATATATGTTACTGGAAACACTGTTATAGACGCTTTAAAAACTACGGTAAAAGATGACTATGAGTTTTCTGATGAAGGACTAAAAACTTTAAATTGGGACACTAAAAAGGTTATTGTTATGACTGCTCATAGGCGTGAGAATTTGGGCGAACCGTTAAAAAACATTTGCCGTGCAGTATTAAGAATAGTAAATGACTTTGATGATGTTGAGGTTGTATATCCTGTACATTTAAATCCTGCGGTAAGGGAAGTAGTATTTGATATTTTAGGAAATCATGACAGAATAAAGCTTATAGACCCTGTAAATGCTGACGAACTTCATAATGCTATAAAGCGAGGTTATTTGGTTTTGACTGATTCGGGCGGTTTGCAGGAGGAAGCACCTTCTTTGGGCAAGCCGGTCTTGGTTTTAAGAAATGAAACAGAAAGACCGGAAGCCGTTGACGCCGGAACAGTAAAAATTGCCGGCGTTAATGAGGATAACATTTATAATATGACTAAAGAATTGATAGAAAATGTTAATGAGTATGAAAAAATGGCTCATGCGGTTAACCCATACGGTGACGGTCATGCCTCTGAAAGAATAGTTAAAGCTATAATTGAAAGATTTGATAAATAG
- the hpt gene encoding hypoxanthine phosphoribosyltransferase produces the protein MKNMKIKEIMFTENDIDGIVSELADKINSDYKDCQSLTLICVLKGSVIFTADLIRKLKIPDIDLNFISASSYGDSDISCGEVKFESVKEFNVSNNDVLVIEDIVDTGKTLKKLVGYLKGKSPKSLKVCGMFDKPERRSVEFEPDYIGRSIPDKFIVGYGLDYAEKYRNLPYVAVVEEETV, from the coding sequence ATGAAAAATATGAAGATTAAAGAAATAATGTTTACAGAAAATGATATTGACGGGATAGTTTCAGAATTAGCGGATAAAATAAACAGTGACTATAAGGATTGTCAAAGCCTTACTTTAATTTGTGTTTTAAAGGGGTCTGTAATTTTTACTGCCGATTTAATACGCAAACTAAAAATTCCGGATATAGATTTGAATTTTATATCTGCGTCCAGTTATGGGGATTCGGATATAAGCTGCGGAGAAGTTAAGTTTGAATCGGTTAAAGAATTTAATGTTTCAAATAATGATGTTTTGGTAATCGAGGATATTGTTGATACCGGAAAAACGTTAAAGAAACTGGTTGGATATTTAAAGGGCAAGAGTCCTAAAAGTCTTAAGGTGTGTGGAATGTTCGATAAGCCGGAGCGTCGTTCTGTTGAGTTTGAACCTGATTATATAGGCCGTTCAATCCCTGATAAATTTATAGTTGGATACGGATTGGATTATGCGGAAAAATACAGAAATCTGCCGTATGTTGCGGTGGTGGAAGAGGAAACTGTTTAA
- the dnaB gene encoding replicative DNA helicase gives MEDLNIYSDNVDSENSVSELRSMPFSDEAEQSVLGAMIISRDRIPDVIGLISSGDFYIERHRELFETLTDLFNMGQPIDFVTIKRQLEMRGSIDKIGGLDFIFKLMDLVPSTDENSVRHYSNIVREKSELRKLINVSEAITKRCYASEDDVDDIIGSAEQGIINITQNRNTTGLSHISVYLDESIEKLEKLSDANESVTGLTTGFVDLDRRTAGLHPAEFILIAARPGMGKSALALNIAQNAAIMDRAAVAIFSLEMPGIQIANRMLSAQAKVSAERIKRGDLKDDDWPKLGEALAALSDTKIYIDDNSSVTATEIGAKCRKMKIEKGLDLVIIDYLQLMSSGMSGVNRQQEVSDISRTLKVMANDLGIPVIALSQLNRSVEKRDVKEPVLSDLRESGSIEQDADMVIFLYREGYYNEDCEEPNKTKIKFDKHRNGEVGSEFLSWLGEYTKFANWSGMRE, from the coding sequence TTGGAAGACTTAAATATTTATTCGGATAACGTTGATTCAGAAAATTCTGTTTCGGAGCTTAGAAGCATGCCTTTCAGTGATGAAGCTGAACAGTCTGTTTTAGGAGCGATGATAATTTCAAGAGATAGAATCCCTGATGTCATCGGCCTTATTTCCTCAGGTGACTTTTATATTGAAAGACATAGAGAACTTTTTGAAACTCTAACCGATTTGTTTAACATGGGTCAGCCTATAGATTTTGTTACAATAAAAAGACAGCTGGAAATGCGGGGAAGTATTGATAAAATCGGTGGTCTTGATTTTATATTTAAACTTATGGATTTGGTTCCGTCTACTGATGAGAACAGCGTCAGACACTACTCCAATATTGTGCGTGAAAAATCAGAGCTTAGAAAGCTTATAAATGTTTCAGAAGCTATAACTAAGCGCTGTTACGCTTCGGAGGACGATGTTGACGATATAATCGGAAGCGCAGAGCAGGGAATAATAAATATAACCCAGAACCGTAATACAACGGGATTGTCTCATATATCGGTTTATCTTGATGAAAGTATTGAAAAGCTTGAGAAGCTTTCAGATGCAAATGAGAGTGTGACTGGTTTGACAACGGGATTTGTTGACCTCGACAGACGTACTGCCGGACTGCACCCTGCTGAATTTATTTTGATTGCGGCACGTCCCGGTATGGGTAAGTCGGCTCTCGCGCTGAATATAGCACAGAATGCAGCTATAATGGACAGAGCTGCTGTTGCCATATTTAGTTTGGAGATGCCGGGAATACAGATTGCAAACCGTATGCTCTCAGCGCAGGCGAAGGTTAGCGCCGAACGCATAAAGCGCGGTGATTTAAAAGATGACGACTGGCCGAAATTGGGTGAAGCTTTGGCAGCTTTATCTGACACAAAAATTTATATTGACGATAATTCAAGTGTTACTGCTACGGAAATAGGAGCCAAATGCAGAAAGATGAAAATTGAGAAGGGGTTGGACTTGGTAATCATTGATTATCTCCAGCTTATGAGTTCAGGTATGAGCGGGGTTAATCGTCAGCAGGAAGTTTCTGATATTTCAAGAACTCTGAAGGTTATGGCAAATGATTTGGGGATTCCTGTTATTGCGTTGTCACAGCTTAACCGTTCGGTTGAGAAACGTGATGTAAAGGAGCCGGTTTTGAGTGATTTGAGAGAATCCGGTTCAATTGAGCAGGATGCTGATATGGTAATATTTTTGTATCGTGAAGGATACTATAATGAAGATTGTGAAGAGCCAAATAAGACAAAAATAAAATTTGATAAACATAGAAACGGTGAAGTCGGAAGCGAATTCTTATCGTGGCTTGGAGAATATACAAAATTTGCTAACTGGAGCGGTATGCGTGAATAA
- the rplI gene encoding 50S ribosomal protein L9, translating into MKVILTQDVKAQGKKGDLINVSDGYANNFLLKKGLAKVATKQAINELEGKKGAEEYRRNQEEEKAKNIADRMKEFTVKLTAKSGKEGKLFGSITSKDVAQALKEQYNIEVDKRKIDLPDGIKTCGTRDVNVSLYHGVTGTFKVQVTEE; encoded by the coding sequence ATGAAAGTGATTTTAACGCAGGATGTTAAAGCCCAGGGGAAAAAGGGTGATTTGATTAATGTTAGCGATGGATATGCAAATAATTTTTTGTTAAAAAAGGGGTTAGCTAAGGTTGCCACTAAACAAGCTATAAATGAGCTTGAGGGTAAAAAGGGAGCGGAAGAATACAGACGTAATCAAGAAGAAGAAAAAGCCAAGAACATTGCCGATAGAATGAAAGAGTTTACGGTTAAGCTTACGGCTAAGAGCGGTAAGGAGGGAAAATTGTTTGGCTCAATTACGTCTAAAGATGTTGCGCAGGCTTTAAAAGAGCAGTATAATATTGAGGTGGATAAGAGAAAAATTGATCTCCCTGATGGAATAAAGACATGCGGTACTCGTGACGTCAATGTTTCATTATATCATGGAGTGACGGGAACTTTTAAAGTCCAGGTAACAGAGGAATAA
- a CDS encoding MATE family efflux transporter has product MEKLKRIFLVKNNRDLILEGNVIRALLFLAIPIIITNFLQQMYNLTDTFWLGKIGTIPQAAISMVSPIQSTMMSFGQGITMAGSILMAQYIGAGRMRSAKSMANQIFVCAMIFSVFCAGTLFALTPIITSWMGADGEIFSLGNIYLRIVILDTPLLFIINIFGAVNQSQGNTIFPMLINFLGIVINMILDPLFLMVFHMGIGGAAIATLGAKIPCAIIALKYLLNRNNSISLDLRYMRPKWNKIKKIISVGLPTALGSSAMQFGFVLMSKNVYVFGSSAMAAYGVGNKINGIITLPANALGSATSTIVGQNLGAGQIKRAEKGYKTATIVGMGLLFIMGMILSRPAVSTIIVNIFTSDNTVVPMAVDFISIMSFWCFTNSVYNCTVGLLNGSGKTKITMIIEATRLWVFRFATIFFCQNILHMGVESIWYSVVVSNGLSALILLIVYTTRIWEKDSLGVRSASPAKHN; this is encoded by the coding sequence GTGGAAAAACTTAAACGAATTTTTTTAGTAAAGAACAACCGTGATTTAATTTTGGAAGGCAATGTTATACGAGCCCTATTGTTTTTAGCAATTCCAATTATAATCACTAACTTCTTGCAACAAATGTATAACCTGACAGACACATTCTGGCTCGGGAAAATAGGCACCATACCTCAAGCCGCTATCTCAATGGTATCACCGATTCAAAGTACTATGATGAGCTTTGGACAAGGAATAACAATGGCCGGCTCAATTTTGATGGCACAATACATAGGAGCCGGACGAATGAGAAGCGCTAAATCAATGGCAAACCAAATTTTTGTTTGCGCTATGATATTTTCAGTATTCTGCGCCGGCACGCTTTTTGCTCTAACACCAATAATTACATCTTGGATGGGAGCAGACGGCGAAATTTTTTCACTTGGCAATATTTATTTACGTATAGTTATCTTGGATACTCCTTTATTATTTATAATAAACATTTTCGGAGCGGTTAATCAATCTCAGGGAAATACAATATTCCCTATGCTTATAAACTTCCTGGGCATTGTAATAAATATGATTCTCGATCCGCTGTTTTTAATGGTCTTTCATATGGGTATTGGAGGGGCGGCAATTGCGACCCTTGGAGCTAAAATTCCATGTGCGATAATCGCACTTAAATACTTATTAAACAGAAATAATTCTATATCTTTGGATTTAAGATATATGAGACCAAAATGGAACAAAATTAAAAAAATCATTTCAGTCGGTCTTCCAACCGCATTGGGAAGCAGCGCTATGCAGTTTGGATTTGTACTTATGTCAAAGAACGTATATGTTTTCGGTTCATCCGCTATGGCTGCATATGGCGTTGGAAATAAAATCAACGGAATCATAACTCTGCCTGCAAACGCTTTGGGTTCTGCTACCTCCACTATTGTAGGACAGAATTTAGGCGCCGGACAAATAAAACGCGCTGAAAAAGGTTATAAAACAGCAACCATTGTTGGCATGGGACTGCTTTTTATAATGGGTATGATTCTATCAAGACCCGCTGTATCAACTATTATTGTAAACATATTTACATCTGATAACACTGTTGTTCCGATGGCAGTTGATTTTATTTCTATAATGTCATTTTGGTGCTTTACTAACAGTGTATATAACTGTACTGTTGGATTATTAAACGGGTCAGGAAAAACAAAAATTACTATGATTATAGAAGCTACAAGATTATGGGTATTTAGATTTGCAACTATTTTCTTCTGCCAAAATATACTTCATATGGGTGTAGAAAGTATTTGGTATTCTGTTGTTGTAAGTAATGGGCTCTCAGCGCTCATATTATTAATAGTATACACAACAAGAATATGGGAAAAAGACAGTCTTGGAGTTCGCAGCGCAAGTCCTGCTAAACATAATTAA
- a CDS encoding glycosyltransferase family 4 protein: protein MIFDNNIYVLLALVVAFLVAFSATPMVISLAHKVNAIDVPKDSRRVHKKPIPLMGGLAIFYGFIVSVACFATIDIEVMGILIGCAIIVTTGVIDDITEMKPIVKLVCQILAAAVVVYCGVRIEHFANPFSAWFGGPYIVMNYWVSCVVTMFWIVGICNAVNLLDGLDGLAVGVSSISSIALLALTLISDNLNVAILTAAVAGAGFGFLPYNFNPAKIFMGDTGALFLGFILACISVQGMLKMSAVITFAVPILILGLPIFDTMFAIIRRVLTGHSPMQADRGHLHHRLLDMGFSQRRVVTILYTLTAVLCMTAVVISIKGYGRGLILICSVLLIILVSIKVMGELHDPGEYINYNADEQLTEEDNYNEED, encoded by the coding sequence ATGATTTTCGATAATAATATATATGTGCTGCTTGCGCTTGTTGTGGCCTTTTTGGTAGCGTTTTCCGCAACTCCTATGGTAATATCGCTGGCGCATAAGGTGAATGCTATTGATGTTCCGAAAGATTCAAGACGAGTACATAAAAAGCCGATTCCGCTGATGGGCGGTTTGGCAATATTCTATGGATTTATAGTAAGCGTCGCTTGTTTTGCTACAATTGATATAGAAGTTATGGGCATATTAATTGGATGCGCTATAATTGTTACAACGGGCGTCATTGACGATATTACTGAAATGAAGCCTATTGTGAAGCTTGTGTGTCAGATTTTGGCAGCGGCTGTTGTAGTATACTGCGGAGTTCGTATTGAACATTTTGCCAATCCTTTCAGCGCATGGTTCGGAGGACCTTATATAGTCATGAACTATTGGGTTTCATGCGTTGTTACTATGTTTTGGATTGTGGGAATATGTAACGCTGTAAACTTGCTGGATGGATTAGATGGCTTAGCGGTTGGTGTTTCCTCTATATCTTCAATTGCATTGCTGGCATTAACTTTAATCAGTGATAATCTCAATGTAGCTATTTTGACAGCTGCGGTTGCAGGAGCTGGATTTGGATTTTTGCCGTATAATTTTAACCCGGCAAAGATATTTATGGGTGATACTGGGGCGCTGTTTTTAGGTTTTATTTTGGCTTGTATATCAGTGCAGGGTATGCTTAAAATGTCAGCTGTTATCACTTTTGCGGTGCCTATTTTAATATTGGGACTGCCGATTTTTGACACTATGTTCGCAATTATAAGACGTGTGCTTACCGGTCATTCTCCTATGCAGGCTGACAGAGGACATCTTCATCACCGTTTGCTGGATATGGGCTTTTCTCAGCGCAGGGTTGTAACTATTTTATATACTTTGACCGCTGTTTTATGTATGACTGCCGTAGTTATCTCTATAAAAGGATATGGCAGAGGATTGATATTAATTTGCTCAGTGCTTTTGATTATATTGGTTTCAATAAAGGTTATGGGAGAGCTTCATGATCCCGGCGAATATATTAACTATAATGCTGACGAACAGTTGACCGAGGAGGATAACTATAATGAAGAAGATTAA